Proteins from a genomic interval of Deltaproteobacteria bacterium:
- a CDS encoding arginine decarboxylase, pyruvoyl-dependent: MFVPSKMFFTKGVGRHKEELQSFELALRDSGIEKFNLVSVSSIYPPGCKIIRRVEGLRLLKPGQIVFVVMSRLTSDEPRRLIASSIGCAIPTDKSTYGYLSEHHAFGQNEKVAGDYAEDLAAAMLASTLGIEFDEDRSWDEKKEVWKISGKIYRSFNITQSAIVKDDYTTVVAAAVLIL; the protein is encoded by the coding sequence ATGTTCGTGCCTTCTAAAATGTTTTTCACAAAGGGTGTGGGTAGACACAAAGAGGAGCTCCAATCATTTGAGCTGGCACTTCGGGATTCGGGGATCGAAAAATTCAACCTCGTCTCGGTTTCCAGCATCTATCCCCCCGGATGCAAAATCATCAGGAGAGTGGAGGGCCTGCGTCTGTTGAAACCGGGGCAGATCGTTTTTGTCGTTATGTCACGGCTCACCAGCGATGAGCCGAGGAGGCTCATCGCATCGTCTATAGGCTGCGCGATACCGACGGACAAGAGTACATATGGGTATCTGAGCGAGCACCACGCATTTGGCCAGAATGAAAAGGTGGCAGGTGATTATGCAGAGGATCTTGCCGCCGCTATGCTTGCAAGCACGCTCGGCATTGAGTTCGATGAGGATAGGAGCTGGGACGAAAAAAAAGAGGTCTGGAAGATAAGCGGGAAGATATACCGATCGTTCAATATTACCCAGTCGGCGATCGTAAAAGACGATTACACCACCGTAGTTGCAGCGGCCGTTTTGATCCTCTGA
- a CDS encoding dihydroorotate dehydrogenase electron transfer subunit: MFYSGRIIDNLLISDKHYLMKVSTPFIQPFIPGQFVMIRAWQGTDPLLPRPFAIYSWEVVGGQNVLQIVYKIVGRGTVILSGLHRGDEVQINGPLGNGFLEPEGAEKFILAGGGIGFSSVFPVALHLKGLGKEMKIILGARTDKDIPPASSVGAKSIEGDVTYTTEDGSMGFRGLVTEVLEKKIEDIGIASREKWAVFACGPAEMLNTVKALSAEKKIRAFLSLENFMACGFGVCLGCVVKVAAPDGYQHVRVCKEGPVFSSDEVIFGD, translated from the coding sequence GTGTTCTATTCGGGCAGGATCATCGACAATCTTCTCATATCGGACAAACACTATCTGATGAAAGTCAGCACCCCTTTCATTCAACCGTTCATACCCGGACAGTTCGTCATGATACGTGCCTGGCAGGGGACGGATCCCCTGCTTCCCAGACCCTTCGCGATATATTCCTGGGAAGTTGTCGGCGGGCAGAACGTGCTGCAGATAGTTTACAAAATTGTCGGCAGAGGTACGGTCATACTCTCGGGGCTCCACCGGGGCGACGAGGTCCAGATCAACGGCCCACTCGGAAACGGATTCCTCGAGCCGGAGGGTGCTGAAAAGTTCATTCTTGCCGGGGGAGGGATCGGTTTCAGTTCGGTTTTTCCCGTGGCGCTTCATCTCAAAGGGCTTGGAAAAGAGATGAAGATTATCCTGGGTGCCAGAACCGACAAGGATATACCTCCCGCCAGCAGCGTCGGCGCAAAGTCAATAGAGGGAGATGTAACCTATACAACAGAGGATGGATCAATGGGTTTCAGAGGGCTCGTCACCGAAGTTCTCGAAAAAAAGATCGAGGATATCGGGATAGCGAGCAGGGAAAAATGGGCGGTTTTTGCCTGTGGCCCTGCGGAAATGTTGAACACGGTGAAGGCTTTGTCTGCCGAAAAAAAGATTCGGGCTTTTCTTTCACTGGAAAACTTCATGGCCTGTGGCTTCGGGGTTTGCCTCGGTTGCGTGGTAAAGGTTGCTGCGCCTGATGGCTACCAGCATGTGAGGGTGTGCAAGGAGGGCCCCGTATTCTCTTCGGATGAGGTGATCTTCGGTGACTGA
- a CDS encoding DUF448 domain-containing protein, whose translation MSRKEKKRFPERSCSVCGLKGGKFQFVRVAIRPAEETLEIDSTGFLEGRGLYVCRTQDCLGNFVKMAKRGKIKHIGKFPGRSKERLIGNIQELCAGLRKTKGVLDGQN comes from the coding sequence TTGAGTAGAAAAGAGAAAAAACGCTTTCCCGAAAGAAGTTGTTCCGTGTGCGGGCTGAAAGGCGGCAAGTTTCAGTTCGTCAGGGTGGCAATACGACCTGCTGAAGAGACGCTCGAGATAGACTCCACTGGTTTTCTCGAAGGAAGAGGGTTATACGTTTGCAGAACACAGGATTGTCTCGGCAATTTTGTCAAGATGGCAAAAAGGGGTAAGATAAAACACATAGGTAAATTCCCTGGCCGGAGCAAGGAGCGATTGATCGGAAACATTCAGGAGCTCTGCGCCGGTTTAAGAAAAACGAAGGGGGTTCTCGATGGCCAGAATTAG
- the rimI gene encoding ribosomal protein S18-alanine N-acetyltransferase — protein sequence MVIDAVIRKMGKADIDRVLELERESFPTPWSRALFLEELDRDYSHNYVVCRRETGEVLGFIIFWVLFDECHILNICVAKGMRRCGLGGKLMETCEDVAADTGASYIYLEVREGNSPAISLYKKLGFRYVGVRKGYYADTGEDGWVMIKNVGRGDA from the coding sequence ATGGTAATAGACGCAGTCATAAGAAAAATGGGAAAGGCCGACATCGACAGGGTTCTTGAGCTAGAGAGGGAATCCTTTCCAACTCCATGGAGCAGGGCGCTTTTCCTGGAAGAACTCGACCGCGACTACTCCCACAATTACGTCGTCTGCCGGAGGGAAACGGGGGAAGTCCTAGGATTTATCATATTCTGGGTGCTTTTTGACGAATGCCATATTCTCAACATCTGCGTGGCGAAGGGGATGAGAAGGTGCGGACTTGGTGGAAAGCTCATGGAGACCTGTGAAGATGTTGCGGCTGACACGGGGGCATCCTACATATATCTTGAAGTCAGGGAAGGCAACAGCCCGGCGATAAGCCTTTACAAGAAGCTCGGATTTCGATATGTAGGGGTCAGAAAGGGATATTACGCAGATACAGGCGAGGACGGGTGGGTCATGATAAAGAATGTAGGGAGAGGGGATGCATAG
- the recJ gene encoding single-stranded-DNA-specific exonuclease RecJ, whose translation MERNVGKIWKVKNPDETVIRDISSHLGVSRLFATILANRSLCEFGQIQTFLGTDLSALSDPMEMADIEKAAGRIIEACERDEKIFIYADYDVDGATGAACLYLFLKELFPYLQIYIHQNDRIKDGYGLKLEYMRFAARTGFSLIVTVDSGISDFAEVEEAGHLGTDVIITDHHSVRDTIPNAYAVLNPRRKDCNYGFKDLAGVGVVFALICAIRKILRDSGFFAGKREIQLSQYLDLVALGTVADLAPLTGDNRMFVKYGLLQIRRDPRPGILALLDVSGVKQEYVNEVDLAYRIGPRLNAAGRVGDSSLSSAILIESSDGRAQDFARILSRENRKRQMEEERIFKEARRIIEEGDLHKGRFIVIGSENWHIGVVGIVASKIAESYSRPALVFSFDGGDAKGSGRSKSPFDILKILHECSDHIERYGGHPRAAGVVVKRERLEKFNEALQAGMLNLYGEEKMASVIDVDAEVELASLTKNVLDEFEALSPYGIGNPEPLFLSRNLMVSDVSVRNRGLITMDVAQGGIKFEVLAFNMRELKNESPERIDLLYSPKLSVYRGRSEIKLMARDMRLL comes from the coding sequence ATGGAGAGAAATGTCGGAAAGATCTGGAAGGTAAAGAATCCTGATGAAACCGTAATAAGAGATATTTCGAGCCATTTAGGCGTAAGCAGGCTTTTTGCTACGATCCTGGCAAACAGAAGCCTCTGCGAGTTTGGCCAGATCCAAACCTTCCTCGGCACGGACCTTTCTGCACTATCAGATCCCATGGAGATGGCCGATATCGAAAAGGCGGCCGGGAGAATAATCGAGGCATGCGAAAGGGATGAAAAAATATTCATCTATGCCGACTATGATGTTGATGGAGCCACCGGCGCAGCATGCCTGTACCTGTTTCTGAAAGAGCTTTTTCCCTACCTCCAGATATACATTCACCAGAATGACAGGATCAAAGACGGCTATGGTTTGAAACTGGAGTATATGAGGTTTGCGGCGAGAACAGGGTTTTCTCTCATCGTAACCGTCGATTCGGGGATATCGGATTTTGCAGAGGTGGAAGAGGCGGGACACCTCGGGACGGACGTGATCATTACGGATCACCATTCTGTCCGTGATACGATACCGAATGCCTATGCCGTCCTCAATCCTCGAAGAAAAGACTGCAACTATGGTTTCAAGGACCTTGCCGGAGTGGGAGTCGTTTTTGCGCTCATCTGCGCGATAAGAAAAATTCTTCGAGACTCAGGGTTCTTCGCTGGAAAGAGAGAGATTCAGCTTTCACAGTACCTGGACCTCGTTGCCCTCGGTACGGTAGCGGACCTGGCACCGTTGACGGGGGACAACAGGATGTTCGTAAAATATGGCCTTCTCCAAATAAGGAGGGATCCCCGCCCGGGGATTTTAGCGCTGCTCGATGTGTCGGGGGTGAAGCAGGAATATGTGAACGAGGTGGATCTGGCATACAGGATCGGCCCCCGCTTGAATGCCGCAGGGCGGGTCGGGGACTCTTCGCTCTCATCGGCAATTCTGATTGAATCATCAGATGGGCGTGCCCAGGACTTTGCGAGGATACTGTCCCGCGAAAACAGAAAGCGACAGATGGAGGAAGAGAGAATTTTTAAGGAGGCAAGGAGAATCATCGAAGAGGGTGATCTGCACAAAGGCAGATTTATCGTCATAGGGTCAGAAAACTGGCACATAGGGGTTGTTGGTATAGTTGCGTCAAAGATCGCTGAAAGTTACTCCAGGCCGGCGCTTGTCTTCTCTTTTGACGGGGGTGATGCGAAGGGGTCGGGAAGGAGCAAGAGCCCCTTTGATATCCTGAAAATATTGCATGAGTGCTCTGATCACATAGAGAGATACGGCGGACATCCCCGGGCCGCGGGGGTCGTGGTGAAAAGGGAGAGGTTGGAAAAGTTCAACGAGGCGTTGCAGGCCGGTATGCTCAACCTCTATGGGGAGGAGAAAATGGCGTCGGTAATCGACGTGGATGCTGAAGTTGAGCTTGCAAGCTTGACGAAAAACGTTCTGGATGAGTTTGAGGCCCTTTCCCCGTACGGAATCGGCAACCCCGAGCCCCTTTTCCTTTCCCGGAACCTGATGGTTTCCGACGTATCCGTCAGGAACAGGGGTTTGATAACGATGGATGTTGCGCAGGGAGGGATAAAATTCGAGGTTCTTGCCTTCAATATGAGGGAGTTGAAAAATGAGAGTCCCGAAAGGATTGATCTTCTCTATTCGCCCAAACTTTCCGTGTATCGTGGCCGGAGCGAGATAAAGCTCATGGCGCGTGACATGCGACTCCTTTGA
- the nusA gene encoding transcription termination/antitermination protein NusA, translating to MIFELNQIINQLGKEKGIKKEIIVSAIKEALEYAARKKFGQEKEIEAYFDDDTGAFEILEYKEVVEEVSDPELEISFEEAQEYDPDAQVSDSIGFRLPTKELGRIAAQTAKQIILQKVKEAEREVIFDEYIDKKGEIVNGIIQRFERDLMIVDLGKTEAIMPPREQVKRERYRQGDRIRAYIKDVLLSQRGPEIILSRTDPRLVLKIFEMEVPEIYEGIVSVVSIAREPGSRTKIAVKSRDKDIDPVGACVGLRGTRVQKVVEELKGEKIDIVQWEEDPAKFACNALSPAEIIRVLVNETEQSMEVIVPEDQLMIAIGRRGQNVKLASKLISWNIEVRQEGKAEEALAQAEALFEHKEDEAAAESEASGVEEPVSAPAGGDEEKQETGEATGVEEPVSDPAGGDEEKQQAGEATGAEGLLSGPAGSDEEKQDEEETPESEGDEEEQHIGKGETGQVE from the coding sequence ATGATTTTTGAACTAAATCAAATAATTAATCAACTCGGGAAGGAGAAGGGAATAAAAAAGGAAATTATCGTCAGCGCCATCAAAGAGGCCCTGGAGTATGCTGCACGGAAAAAGTTTGGGCAGGAGAAAGAGATAGAGGCATACTTCGATGATGATACAGGCGCATTTGAAATTCTCGAGTATAAAGAAGTTGTTGAAGAGGTTTCCGATCCCGAGCTCGAAATTTCATTCGAGGAAGCTCAGGAGTATGATCCCGATGCTCAGGTAAGCGACAGCATCGGTTTCAGGTTGCCCACGAAAGAACTGGGGAGAATAGCCGCCCAAACGGCAAAGCAGATTATCCTGCAGAAGGTGAAAGAGGCGGAACGGGAAGTGATATTCGATGAGTATATCGATAAGAAGGGAGAGATTGTCAACGGAATAATACAGAGATTCGAAAGAGACCTCATGATCGTTGACCTTGGAAAGACCGAGGCGATAATGCCGCCGAGGGAACAGGTGAAAAGAGAGAGGTACCGGCAGGGGGACAGAATAAGGGCCTATATCAAAGACGTCCTCCTGTCGCAGAGAGGGCCGGAGATAATTCTGAGCAGGACCGACCCGAGGCTTGTTCTGAAAATCTTCGAGATGGAGGTCCCGGAAATTTACGAGGGTATCGTCTCCGTCGTTTCTATCGCACGTGAGCCCGGCTCCAGGACGAAGATTGCCGTGAAATCGCGCGACAAGGATATCGACCCTGTGGGAGCTTGTGTTGGGTTGCGGGGTACCCGGGTGCAGAAAGTTGTTGAGGAGCTCAAGGGAGAAAAGATAGATATTGTGCAGTGGGAGGAAGATCCTGCGAAGTTTGCCTGCAACGCCCTGTCTCCCGCGGAGATTATTCGGGTTCTCGTAAACGAAACGGAGCAATCGATGGAGGTTATCGTCCCCGAGGATCAGTTGATGATAGCTATCGGAAGAAGGGGACAAAATGTAAAGCTTGCGTCCAAACTCATAAGCTGGAACATAGAGGTCCGGCAGGAAGGAAAGGCCGAAGAAGCCCTGGCCCAGGCTGAGGCGCTGTTCGAACACAAAGAAGATGAGGCAGCGGCTGAGAGCGAAGCGTCAGGGGTGGAGGAACCGGTTTCCGCCCCGGCAGGTGGTGACGAAGAGAAGCAGGAGACGGGTGAAGCGACGGGCGTGGAGGAACCGGTTTCCGACCCTGCAGGTGGTGACGAAGAGAAACAGCAGGCGGGTGAAGCGACGGGAGCGGAGGGGTTGCTTTCCGGTCCGGCAGGCAGTGACGAAGAAAAACAGGATGAAGAAGAAACGCCAGAGAGCGAGGGCGATGAAGAGGAGCAGCACATCGGCAAGGGGGAAACGGGACAGGTTGAGTAG
- a CDS encoding DUF2062 domain-containing protein, producing MAGISKLKLYINKTLDEQGCERKIALSFAIGVFISFTPLLSIHTIMAIAIAVMFRLNKVAIITGAWINNHLTIPFVFFASYKLGAFVVGGNPVPPSFENFSVKTLLAYFKVYGVPLFVGTTITGLFASLVAYYIMYYAILSLRRKRMKKGGSGEGIKV from the coding sequence TTGGCGGGTATTTCAAAGCTCAAATTATATATCAACAAAACGCTCGATGAGCAGGGGTGCGAGAGAAAGATTGCGCTGAGCTTTGCCATCGGGGTTTTTATCAGCTTTACCCCACTGCTTTCGATTCACACGATAATGGCGATTGCTATTGCGGTAATGTTTCGGTTGAACAAAGTGGCTATCATCACGGGGGCTTGGATCAACAACCACCTGACCATTCCCTTTGTGTTTTTCGCGTCATATAAGTTAGGTGCGTTCGTGGTTGGAGGAAATCCCGTACCCCCCTCTTTTGAAAATTTCAGTGTCAAGACACTGCTTGCCTATTTCAAAGTTTATGGAGTTCCCCTTTTCGTGGGAACGACAATTACCGGTTTGTTTGCATCGCTCGTCGCTTATTATATTATGTATTATGCAATCCTTTCCCTGAGAAGGAAAAGGATGAAGAAGGGAGGTTCGGGTGAAGGAATTAAAGTTTAA
- the speB gene encoding agmatinase, whose amino-acid sequence MKELKFNFGGLPEKYSSWKNSKFAVIPIPYDVTTSYMTGARNGPMAILSASANLELFDDELKIETYKSGIFTAPFVEANLKTPLSSLREMEKAIEQYIRRNRYPVIIGGEHTVTIGALEPLKKKFGSFSILQLDAHGDYRDSYQGTRWNHACVSRRIVEKGFDVIQVGVRSLSEEEDRFIRKNHLRTYYAYELKENQGEVINAIIANLKDNVYVTIDLDFFDPGAMPAVGTPEPGGIDWYGGLDILSEVYKRKKVIGFDVVELSPITGIVAPDFFAAKLVYRLMGYAVAYGSIG is encoded by the coding sequence GTGAAGGAATTAAAGTTTAACTTCGGAGGGTTGCCTGAAAAGTACAGCTCCTGGAAGAACTCAAAATTTGCTGTAATTCCAATACCTTACGATGTCACTACGAGCTACATGACCGGTGCGAGAAACGGGCCCATGGCTATCCTCTCGGCGTCGGCAAATCTGGAGCTTTTTGATGATGAGCTGAAGATAGAGACGTACAAGAGCGGGATTTTTACGGCGCCATTCGTTGAGGCGAACCTCAAGACACCGCTCAGTTCACTGCGGGAGATGGAGAAGGCGATCGAGCAGTACATCAGGAGAAACAGGTATCCGGTCATTATCGGGGGAGAGCACACGGTGACTATCGGTGCTCTGGAACCTCTGAAGAAAAAGTTCGGTAGCTTCTCGATCCTGCAACTCGATGCCCATGGTGACTACAGGGACAGCTACCAGGGCACGAGATGGAACCACGCCTGTGTTTCAAGGAGGATAGTGGAAAAGGGTTTTGACGTGATACAGGTTGGGGTTCGAAGCCTGTCCGAGGAGGAGGACAGGTTCATCCGGAAGAACCATTTGAGAACTTATTATGCCTACGAGCTGAAGGAGAACCAGGGGGAGGTCATCAACGCTATCATCGCCAACCTGAAGGACAATGTCTACGTCACCATTGACCTGGACTTTTTTGATCCCGGGGCTATGCCGGCAGTTGGCACCCCCGAACCGGGAGGCATTGATTGGTACGGTGGCCTCGATATCCTCTCCGAGGTGTACAAGCGAAAAAAGGTAATCGGTTTCGATGTGGTCGAGCTGTCCCCTATAACGGGAATCGTAGCCCCTGACTTTTTTGCTGCAAAGCTCGTCTACAGGCTCATGGGATACGCGGTCGCCTATGGGTCAATCGGTTGA
- the secF gene encoding protein translocase subunit SecF, which translates to MEIIKDTNIDFMRAKKISFSISAFLAVAGIVTLALIFTGRGNLGVDFAGGTSVQVKFEKPFKVDTLRKALGDAGFVDANIQDFVAQNVALIKVGLKSGKGEMVADAISDVVRSTFQDNGFEVQAATEIGPAIGAKLRRDALIAVVISTIGIILYIAWRFEFKFGVAAAIATFHDVLAVLFIMTILGREVNLLLVTALLTLAGYSLTDTVVVFDRIRENLRGRKGKTFSEITNRSINDVLKRSIITSLTTFIAVMSILVLGGEVIRDFALALAMGVIIGTYSSVFLASPLVVIWRGDKITQVRK; encoded by the coding sequence ATGGAGATCATCAAAGATACAAATATCGATTTCATGCGGGCAAAGAAAATATCCTTCTCCATTTCCGCATTTCTGGCTGTCGCGGGAATTGTCACCCTCGCCCTCATTTTTACCGGCAGGGGAAATCTGGGTGTTGATTTTGCAGGGGGCACATCCGTTCAGGTGAAGTTCGAAAAGCCGTTTAAAGTCGATACGCTGAGAAAAGCTCTCGGAGATGCGGGCTTCGTTGATGCCAACATACAGGATTTTGTGGCACAGAATGTGGCCCTGATCAAAGTTGGGCTCAAGAGCGGAAAAGGCGAGATGGTTGCCGATGCGATATCTGATGTTGTCAGGAGCACCTTTCAAGACAACGGTTTCGAGGTGCAGGCGGCGACGGAAATAGGCCCGGCGATTGGAGCAAAGCTTCGCAGGGATGCTCTTATTGCTGTTGTCATTTCCACGATTGGCATCATCCTTTACATAGCGTGGCGATTTGAATTCAAGTTCGGGGTTGCCGCTGCAATAGCTACCTTCCATGACGTCCTGGCAGTGCTCTTTATCATGACCATTCTCGGAAGAGAAGTGAACCTGCTCCTTGTCACCGCACTTTTGACCCTCGCCGGGTATTCACTGACCGATACGGTAGTGGTGTTCGACAGGATCCGGGAAAACTTGCGGGGAAGAAAGGGGAAGACTTTCAGCGAAATAACCAACAGGAGCATCAACGATGTCCTCAAGCGATCGATCATTACATCACTGACAACATTCATAGCGGTGATGAGCATTCTCGTGCTCGGAGGAGAGGTGATAAGAGACTTCGCCCTTGCCCTGGCAATGGGAGTCATAATAGGGACGTACTCCTCTGTATTCCTCGCGTCTCCCCTTGTCGTCATATGGAGAGGAGACAAAATCACACAGGTCAGAAAATAA
- a CDS encoding ribosome maturation factor RimP, whose protein sequence is MRAKEIKKRVVDLAEDIALQECVEVVDVEMSGNPGRYIVRVFIDRDGGVTIADCESFSRNLGALMEIDDPIPTSYYLEVSSPGIERVLRKPSHFKRFVGETVNVRLENPIGGRRKISGTITEVTESYVVIGQEGERIVIDYKNVKKARLKKDVSELT, encoded by the coding sequence GTGAGAGCGAAAGAGATCAAAAAAAGAGTAGTCGATCTGGCCGAAGATATTGCGCTGCAGGAGTGCGTCGAAGTGGTGGATGTCGAGATGTCCGGCAATCCCGGAAGGTACATCGTGCGAGTTTTTATCGATAGAGATGGAGGGGTTACCATAGCTGATTGCGAGTCCTTCAGCAGAAACCTGGGTGCCCTGATGGAAATAGACGACCCGATACCCACCTCTTATTATCTTGAGGTTTCCTCTCCGGGAATCGAGAGGGTTTTGAGAAAGCCGTCACATTTCAAAAGGTTTGTTGGGGAGACGGTAAACGTCAGGCTCGAGAATCCAATCGGTGGACGGAGAAAGATTTCGGGTACAATTACCGAGGTTACGGAATCGTACGTCGTCATCGGTCAGGAGGGGGAGCGAATCGTAATCGATTATAAAAATGTCAAAAAAGCCAGACTCAAAAAGGATGTGTCGGAGTTGACATGA
- a CDS encoding dihydroorotate dehydrogenase, whose translation MTDLSVRIGKSTFKNPVFSASGTFGYGIEYSDFFDISRLGAVIVKGLSIEPVKGNPGPRIFETASGMVNAIGLQNIGVKNFVSEILPILRSLDATVIANVYGKMEEEYAAVAAILDDAEGVEGLELNISCPNVKKGGIVFGQDPIAASKVVQAVKRETDKTIIVKLSPNVSDITEIAGAVEEGGADGISLINTLLGMVIDLDRKKSILGNVMGGLSGPAIKPVALRMVYQVAQRVSVPVIGIGGIMNERDALEFMLAGATAIQVGTANFINPRISEEILDGIKAYFDREQIERVGDFTGTLKT comes from the coding sequence GTGACTGACCTGTCGGTACGCATTGGCAAGAGCACGTTTAAAAACCCCGTGTTCTCTGCATCGGGAACCTTTGGATATGGAATTGAATATTCGGATTTTTTCGATATCTCGAGGCTCGGTGCGGTTATCGTGAAAGGACTTTCCATAGAGCCCGTCAAAGGCAACCCGGGACCGAGAATTTTTGAGACCGCATCGGGCATGGTAAACGCCATAGGTTTGCAAAACATAGGGGTTAAAAATTTTGTGTCGGAGATACTGCCGATTCTGAGAAGTTTAGATGCCACGGTTATTGCAAATGTTTACGGGAAAATGGAGGAGGAATACGCAGCCGTAGCCGCAATCCTCGATGATGCAGAGGGTGTGGAAGGTCTCGAGTTGAATATTTCATGTCCCAACGTGAAAAAGGGGGGTATCGTTTTCGGTCAGGACCCAATTGCTGCCTCGAAAGTTGTCCAGGCGGTAAAGAGGGAGACGGACAAGACCATCATCGTGAAGCTTTCCCCGAACGTTTCCGATATAACGGAAATCGCCGGAGCCGTCGAGGAGGGAGGGGCTGACGGGATCTCCCTCATCAACACGCTCCTTGGCATGGTGATTGATCTGGATAGGAAAAAATCTATACTCGGCAATGTCATGGGCGGATTGTCAGGGCCGGCGATCAAACCCGTTGCCCTCAGAATGGTGTACCAGGTTGCACAAAGGGTAAGCGTTCCCGTAATAGGGATCGGCGGAATAATGAACGAAAGGGATGCCCTGGAATTCATGCTTGCAGGTGCCACAGCCATTCAGGTAGGAACGGCGAACTTCATAAATCCGCGGATCTCGGAGGAGATTCTCGACGGCATAAAGGCCTATTTCGACCGGGAGCAAATAGAAAGGGTGGGCGATTTCACCGGAACGCTGAAAACGTAA
- the fabH gene encoding beta-ketoacyl-ACP synthase III, producing MRGAKIVSTGRYLPEKVILNTDLEQLMDTSDEWITQRTGILERRYAEGDETTSSMGAVAAKRAMEKAGLEPGDIDYVIFATLSSDYFFPGSGVLVQDMLGLDCVGALDVRNQCTGFIYGLSIAESFVKIGKFENILVIGSEIHSCGLDFSTEGRDISVLFGDGAGAAVVGPSGKGEGILTTHMNSEGKHARELWCEAPGSRSNPRITDEILREKRHFPHMNGRFVFTNAVKRFKETILEALDANDLSRESLSLIIPHQANLRISQAVAKSMELAEDKVFSNIHRYGNTTAASIPIALDECLENGLIKEGDIVCLAAFGSGFTWGSALLRW from the coding sequence ATGAGGGGCGCAAAAATAGTATCGACAGGGAGGTATCTTCCCGAAAAAGTCATTTTGAACACGGACCTCGAGCAGTTGATGGATACGTCGGACGAGTGGATAACGCAGAGGACCGGAATTTTAGAGAGGCGGTACGCGGAAGGTGATGAGACCACGTCTTCCATGGGGGCCGTTGCGGCAAAAAGAGCAATGGAGAAAGCCGGCCTGGAGCCAGGGGATATAGATTATGTTATATTTGCCACCCTCTCCTCAGATTACTTTTTCCCCGGCAGCGGCGTCCTGGTTCAGGATATGCTGGGCCTTGATTGCGTGGGGGCCCTCGATGTGCGCAATCAGTGTACCGGATTTATTTACGGTCTTTCCATTGCAGAGTCTTTTGTAAAGATCGGCAAGTTCGAAAACATCCTGGTCATAGGATCGGAAATACATTCCTGCGGCCTCGATTTTTCCACCGAAGGAAGGGATATAAGCGTTTTGTTCGGAGACGGGGCGGGAGCGGCAGTTGTCGGCCCTTCCGGGAAAGGGGAGGGAATATTGACAACCCACATGAACTCCGAGGGCAAACATGCAAGAGAGCTCTGGTGTGAGGCACCGGGAAGCCGCTCCAATCCAAGGATCACGGATGAGATACTCAGGGAGAAACGTCACTTTCCCCACATGAACGGGAGGTTTGTTTTTACGAATGCGGTAAAGCGTTTCAAGGAGACGATCCTGGAGGCCCTCGATGCCAACGATCTTTCCAGGGAGAGCTTATCGCTCATAATTCCCCACCAGGCGAACTTGAGGATAAGCCAGGCCGTTGCTAAAAGCATGGAGCTGGCGGAAGACAAAGTTTTCAGCAATATCCATCGATATGGAAATACGACTGCTGCCTCAATACCCATCGCGCTGGACGAGTGTCTGGAAAATGGGCTTATAAAAGAGGGGGATATCGTTTGCCTTGCGGCTTTCGGCTCTGGTTTCACGTGGGGTTCTGCGCTCTTGAGATGGTAA